The Desulfuromonas acetexigens genome has a segment encoding these proteins:
- a CDS encoding sensor histidine kinase encodes MAKLTCPKKILLVEAIGFTLIILFLWLDEVFDLPNKLFGAPPTPVNNLESWFETAIVVLFAIVVMSISASLALRLQRADTEKARLFGVIAHDLRSPFTNLIGNAELLRKNFTELSEEDRRSLSAGIFEAADKAHDLLENLLCWAEVQLESGNVPSRRQELRSLVDGVIEQVGLSATRKQIVISNNVPEGLMVTVDETAVHSVLRNLLSNAIKFSHPESSIEVGAKGRAGKVRVSVADRGVGMSRREIKSLFHMGTRLSKPGTSGEAGSGLGLLLAHELVRRGGGKLKVRSDEGKGTVFHFTLPRAKAARPGKAAAAAEADEE; translated from the coding sequence ATGGCAAAACTCACTTGTCCGAAAAAAATTCTGCTGGTCGAGGCGATCGGCTTCACCCTCATCATCCTTTTTCTGTGGTTGGACGAGGTTTTCGACCTGCCCAACAAGCTCTTCGGAGCCCCGCCGACACCGGTAAACAATCTCGAAAGCTGGTTTGAAACGGCGATCGTTGTGCTTTTCGCTATCGTGGTCATGTCCATTTCGGCTTCCCTGGCTCTACGCCTGCAACGGGCCGATACGGAAAAGGCCCGGCTGTTCGGCGTGATCGCCCATGATCTGCGCAGCCCCTTCACCAATCTGATCGGCAACGCCGAACTCTTGCGCAAGAATTTCACCGAGCTTTCCGAGGAAGATCGGCGCAGCCTCAGCGCCGGGATTTTCGAGGCAGCGGACAAGGCCCACGATCTGCTGGAAAATCTCCTTTGCTGGGCCGAGGTGCAGCTGGAGAGCGGCAACGTTCCCTCCCGCCGTCAAGAGTTGCGCTCCCTGGTCGACGGTGTCATCGAGCAGGTCGGCCTCTCCGCGACCCGCAAGCAGATCGTCATCAGCAACAATGTTCCGGAAGGATTGATGGTGACGGTCGATGAGACGGCGGTGCATTCGGTGCTGCGCAATCTGCTCAGCAACGCGATCAAGTTTTCCCATCCCGAAAGTTCCATCGAGGTCGGGGCCAAGGGGCGGGCGGGCAAGGTGCGGGTGAGTGTCGCCGACCGCGGCGTCGGCATGTCCCGGCGCGAGATCAAGAGCCTCTTCCACATGGGGACGCGACTTTCCAAACCGGGAACCTCCGGTGAGGCGGGGAGCGGCCTGGGGCTGTTGCTGGCCCACGAACTGGTGCGTCGTGGTGGCGGCAAGCTCAAGGTGCGCAGCGATGAGGGGAAGGGGACGGTTTTTCATTTCACCCTGCCGCGCGCCAAGGCGGCCCGACCCGGGAAGGCCGCTGCGGCCGCCGAGGCGGATGAGGAATGA
- a CDS encoding response regulator, with protein MAKILVADDSATEVTFLQEILKDTNHEILIANNGLEAEKIARTTPVDLIILDVVMPEKNGFQVCRALKKDPKFSHIPIIITTSKSGESDKFWGMKQGADEYITKPFEPVDILLAVKKHLGGAK; from the coding sequence ATGGCCAAAATCCTCGTTGCCGACGACAGCGCTACGGAAGTGACTTTTCTGCAGGAAATCCTCAAAGACACCAATCATGAGATCCTGATCGCAAACAATGGCCTCGAAGCGGAAAAGATCGCGCGTACGACCCCGGTCGACCTGATCATCCTCGATGTGGTCATGCCGGAAAAAAACGGCTTTCAGGTCTGCCGCGCACTGAAAAAGGATCCGAAATTTTCCCATATCCCGATCATTATCACCACGTCCAAATCTGGCGAAAGCGACAAGTTCTGGGGAATGAAGCAGGGGGCCGACGAATATATCACCAAGCCCTTTGAGCCGGTTGACATTCTCCTGGCGGTCAAGAAACATCTAGGGGGGGCCAAGTGA
- a CDS encoding c-type heme family protein, which translates to MLRNMTIRKRILTILTIVYLISMVLAVGGGYYVLRQDTIREAEEKTQLFSAAMSASQQYLASQIRPKVLEQLPEIYFPEATVGIVMLTEVSKMIQENYPEYIFRIASPNSLNPANNSDAFESKTIDAFDMGDSDQWRGFIERDGKNFYAIATPMIAAEGCIWCHDTPERAHPDMVARYGKSSGYGYVAGDVVGGRFIYVPVEVALQQARLKLAYFTGGFSVFFLLALVVVDRIIVRSVVKPIENIVSVADDISRGKMDREFEAQGNDEIKTLVDAFKRMKVSLAKAMDILSR; encoded by the coding sequence ATGCTCCGTAATATGACGATCCGAAAAAGGATCCTGACCATTCTCACCATTGTCTACCTTATCTCCATGGTTCTGGCCGTCGGCGGCGGCTACTACGTGCTGCGCCAGGACACTATTCGTGAGGCGGAAGAAAAAACCCAGCTTTTTTCCGCTGCCATGAGCGCCTCCCAGCAGTACCTGGCGTCCCAGATCCGGCCGAAAGTGCTCGAACAACTGCCGGAGATCTATTTCCCCGAAGCCACCGTCGGCATCGTCATGCTCACCGAAGTATCCAAGATGATCCAGGAGAATTACCCGGAATACATCTTCCGCATCGCCTCCCCCAACTCCCTCAACCCGGCCAACAATTCCGATGCCTTCGAAAGCAAGACCATCGATGCCTTCGACATGGGCGACAGCGATCAGTGGCGCGGCTTTATTGAGCGGGATGGCAAGAACTTCTACGCCATCGCCACGCCGATGATCGCCGCCGAGGGTTGCATCTGGTGTCACGACACCCCCGAGCGCGCCCATCCGGACATGGTCGCCCGCTACGGAAAAAGTTCGGGGTACGGCTATGTCGCCGGCGACGTGGTCGGCGGCCGCTTCATCTATGTCCCCGTCGAAGTTGCCCTCCAGCAGGCACGTCTCAAGCTCGCCTATTTCACCGGTGGCTTCAGCGTCTTCTTCCTGCTGGCGCTTGTGGTCGTGGACCGGATCATCGTCAGAAGCGTCGTCAAACCGATCGAAAACATCGTCTCCGTCGCCGACGACATCAGCCGCGGCAAGATGGACCGGGAATTCGAAGCTCAGGGTAACGACGAAATCAAAACCCTGGTCGACGCCTTCAAACGGATGAAGGTTTCCCTGGCCAAGGCCATGGATATCCTGAGCCGCTAA
- a CDS encoding response regulator: MTPKDIKILVVDDSQTVRRLSELILTQAGYTVYTAEDGERGLELARQLHPAAILVDYVMPKMNGHAFCKALRSDDAMKNIPLILISSQGETVGQSFEKEFGVLHYFTKPFEPEDLIKKLAEVLAAQPSPGPAGDESPATAGAPPTEEMLDAFQERFDKTIRNYFHRDFPLLIKNIFSDTLYETGLVAKKTLVFSGNLERIPLPDVINFAYNSRLTGRLTVFSRAVFGEIFIEDGNFVFAAASRKGVSHQFLTDLLRADGRLPEDPAELNKLMCEAREANIPIGRLLVQKNILFETELMGYLRRHAQDAFSGILDVRDGTFFLENDPLPLNLQDISFRVPLISVLMEGLRRQDEKQQAAVEFRDESVVFMRLITNEDALESYDFSESELQVFSVIDGHKTLEELIALTQVDALEVKRICYSLKQVGLLRVKEYRGR; encoded by the coding sequence ATGACACCCAAGGACATCAAAATTCTGGTGGTGGACGACTCGCAAACCGTCCGCCGCCTTTCGGAGCTCATCCTCACCCAGGCCGGCTACACCGTCTATACCGCCGAGGACGGGGAACGGGGCCTGGAACTGGCGCGCCAGCTACATCCGGCGGCGATTCTGGTCGACTACGTCATGCCGAAGATGAACGGCCATGCCTTCTGCAAGGCCCTGCGTTCCGACGACGCCATGAAGAACATTCCGCTGATCCTCATTTCCTCCCAGGGGGAGACGGTCGGACAGTCCTTCGAGAAGGAATTCGGTGTTCTTCACTACTTCACCAAACCCTTCGAACCGGAAGATCTCATCAAGAAGCTTGCTGAGGTGCTGGCCGCGCAGCCGTCACCAGGTCCGGCGGGGGACGAAAGTCCGGCCACCGCCGGCGCCCCCCCCACGGAAGAGATGCTCGACGCCTTTCAGGAGCGCTTCGACAAAACCATCCGGAACTATTTTCACCGGGATTTCCCGCTGCTGATCAAGAACATCTTTTCCGACACCCTTTACGAAACGGGACTGGTCGCGAAAAAAACCCTGGTCTTTTCCGGCAACCTGGAGCGGATTCCCCTGCCCGACGTCATCAACTTCGCCTACAACTCCCGCCTCACTGGAAGGCTGACGGTCTTTTCCCGGGCGGTCTTCGGCGAAATCTTCATCGAAGACGGCAACTTCGTCTTTGCCGCCGCCAGCCGCAAGGGGGTTTCTCACCAGTTCCTCACCGACCTGCTCCGAGCGGACGGCCGACTTCCAGAGGATCCGGCCGAACTGAACAAGCTGATGTGCGAGGCCCGCGAAGCCAACATCCCCATCGGCCGGCTGCTGGTACAGAAAAACATCCTCTTCGAAACCGAGTTGATGGGCTACCTGCGCCGTCACGCCCAGGACGCCTTCAGCGGCATTCTCGATGTCCGGGACGGCACCTTTTTCCTCGAAAACGACCCGCTGCCCCTCAATCTTCAGGACATCAGCTTCCGCGTTCCCTTGATCAGCGTGCTGATGGAAGGGCTGCGCCGGCAGGATGAAAAGCAGCAGGCCGCCGTCGAATTCCGCGACGAAAGCGTCGTCTTCATGCGCCTCATCACCAACGAGGACGCCCTCGAATCGTACGATTTCAGCGAAAGCGAACTGCAGGTTTTCTCCGTCATCGACGGCCACAAGACCCTGGAAGAGCTCATTGCCCTCACCCAGGTCGACGCCCTGGAAGTCAAGCGTATCTGCTACTCTCTCAAACAGGTCGGCCTGTTGCGCGTCAAAGAATACCGGGGACGTTAA
- a CDS encoding chemotaxis protein CheW has protein sequence MGDIASKLLPVFLEETGQRLTLVNRALTGEDCGDQGIKEAYRAAHTIKGTAALVKLPTVRDISSQMEELLTALLRQRRTAPPRVLDALRGALGHLQQQVEQVAGGGTEDPQSAEEVRALFAPFRRVPLAPVPSSAPSPALQESPPLAPPPAEPASPVSPVIEAPPAAGMEELAKSLTPLLEGDAEPSAPSVINICCRFDVSGRSYSLPMADMVEIGSLTQVFPLPLAPAYIRGLLNLRGQVMPVVDLDPIHGTPPRPLANRHLVIAEQGGDRLAFITDDIPALAPEFAGETINLRDFLPRYGIRAN, from the coding sequence ATGGGTGACATCGCCAGCAAACTCCTGCCGGTTTTTCTCGAAGAGACCGGGCAGCGCCTCACCCTCGTGAACCGGGCCCTGACCGGTGAGGACTGCGGGGACCAGGGGATCAAGGAAGCCTACCGCGCTGCTCATACCATCAAAGGGACCGCCGCGCTCGTCAAACTGCCGACGGTGCGGGATATTTCCAGCCAGATGGAAGAGCTGCTGACAGCGCTCTTGCGGCAACGACGTACCGCCCCGCCGCGCGTTCTCGATGCGCTGCGCGGCGCCCTCGGCCACCTTCAACAACAGGTGGAACAGGTCGCCGGCGGCGGCACGGAAGATCCCCAGTCCGCCGAAGAGGTGCGAGCGCTCTTCGCCCCCTTCCGGCGCGTCCCGCTAGCGCCGGTACCCTCTTCGGCCCCCTCGCCGGCTCTCCAGGAAAGTCCTCCCCTTGCGCCGCCGCCGGCGGAACCGGCGTCCCCCGTTTCGCCCGTGATCGAAGCTCCTCCGGCCGCCGGCATGGAGGAGCTGGCAAAATCGCTCACGCCCCTCCTTGAGGGCGATGCCGAGCCGAGCGCGCCGTCCGTCATCAATATCTGCTGCCGATTCGACGTCTCCGGCAGAAGCTACTCCCTCCCCATGGCCGACATGGTGGAAATCGGCTCACTGACCCAGGTTTTTCCCTTGCCGCTGGCCCCCGCCTACATTCGTGGGCTGCTCAACCTGCGCGGCCAGGTCATGCCGGTCGTCGATCTCGATCCGATCCACGGCACCCCCCCCCGCCCTCTGGCCAATCGCCACCTGGTCATCGCCGAACAGGGAGGGGACCGGTTGGCATTTATCACCGACGACATCCCCGCGCTGGCTCCCGAATTCGCCGGCGAAACCATCAACCTGCGGGATTTCCTCCCTCGTTACGGAATCAGGGCGAACTGA
- a CDS encoding hybrid sensor histidine kinase/response regulator, with protein MGTLPHGAITFFFEEADEHFTALEMGLLRIEQSPEAVAEVIDEMFRAAHTLKGSAGLVKLTTISQIGHRLEDCMEAIRDGKVTVSRQRIDFMLFALDRIRELTRLAMAGEAEPEGVLPQIDSLLAAIDQTPGSAPAAEMPGGKPVPPPPVEERRADQPGFAGLERRTPPREEPPGGAPAGVIRLGTDKLESMMNLLGEITVAKTHLVNQLTVMQRMKEEIEFAGQRLLREVGSFADRYAYAMPERIVAGDSLVHDFDELEFDRYDELNLFSRKLQEITSDIGEGLRGLSGFLGGFTGEVEGLDRMVVNMKERLSDARTVRVESLFQRFTRTIRELSRESGKPLQLLVFGGDTAIDRVVFDGLYDPLLHIVRNCVAHGFEPAEERLRRGKPEVGSIWMSARRKGNTIEIEIKDDGRGIQLDKVRRRAVEKGFIAADGTIDDSELMQMIFRPGFSTAETADATSGRGVGMNVVMDRLSALNGTINILSDPGHGTSIRLTLPLSLIIINVIQFRCGNQPFVIPTNLVEEIVLLPFAEDPPTELSHRELTIPVIHLQNVFRLPPATAEPGQTQQRFAIVVQASGRNLALLVDAIISQEDTVIKPFGPFLQGMPHLAGSSIAGDGSLRLVVNPARLLDQETLSATDAAPVAAPSMDEALRILVVDDSLSVRKFASMVLRAHGFEVVTATQGLEALAELEKIPVDLILTDLEMPLMHGYELLGELGRRNLLESIPTLVLSSRAGQAHRDKALALGARDYLVKPFEEENLVATVRRHLAGATVH; from the coding sequence ATGGGCACTCTTCCGCACGGCGCTATCACCTTTTTCTTCGAAGAAGCCGACGAGCATTTTACCGCGCTGGAAATGGGACTGTTGCGCATCGAGCAGTCGCCTGAGGCGGTGGCGGAAGTCATCGACGAAATGTTCCGCGCCGCTCACACCCTGAAAGGCTCGGCCGGGCTGGTCAAACTCACCACCATCAGCCAGATCGGCCATCGCCTGGAAGACTGTATGGAAGCGATCCGTGACGGCAAAGTGACGGTGAGCCGGCAGCGTATCGACTTCATGCTCTTCGCCCTCGACCGCATTCGCGAGCTGACCCGGCTGGCGATGGCCGGAGAAGCGGAACCGGAAGGGGTTCTTCCCCAGATCGACAGCCTGCTGGCCGCTATCGACCAGACTCCCGGATCGGCCCCCGCCGCCGAAATGCCGGGGGGAAAACCGGTGCCGCCCCCCCCCGTGGAGGAACGCCGCGCCGACCAACCGGGCTTTGCCGGTCTCGAACGCCGGACTCCCCCCCGGGAAGAGCCGCCGGGGGGAGCGCCCGCCGGGGTCATCCGGCTCGGCACCGACAAGCTGGAAAGCATGATGAACCTGCTGGGGGAGATCACCGTCGCCAAAACTCACCTAGTGAACCAGCTCACGGTCATGCAGCGCATGAAGGAGGAAATCGAATTCGCCGGGCAGCGCCTGCTGCGGGAGGTCGGTTCCTTTGCCGACCGTTACGCTTACGCCATGCCCGAACGCATCGTTGCCGGCGACAGCCTGGTCCATGATTTCGACGAACTGGAATTCGACCGTTACGACGAACTCAATCTCTTCTCCCGCAAGCTTCAAGAGATCACCAGCGACATCGGCGAAGGCCTGCGCGGCCTGAGCGGTTTTCTCGGCGGCTTCACCGGCGAAGTCGAAGGTCTCGACCGGATGGTCGTCAACATGAAGGAGCGCCTCTCCGACGCCCGCACGGTGCGCGTGGAGAGCCTCTTCCAACGCTTTACCCGAACCATCCGCGAACTCTCGCGGGAGTCGGGAAAGCCCTTGCAACTGCTCGTCTTCGGCGGCGATACGGCGATCGACCGGGTGGTTTTCGACGGTCTCTACGATCCGCTCTTGCACATTGTGCGCAATTGTGTCGCCCATGGCTTCGAACCCGCCGAAGAGCGTCTGCGCCGGGGCAAGCCGGAAGTCGGCAGTATCTGGATGAGCGCCCGGCGTAAGGGCAACACCATCGAAATCGAAATCAAGGATGACGGACGCGGCATCCAACTCGACAAGGTCCGCCGCCGCGCTGTGGAGAAGGGCTTTATCGCCGCCGACGGGACGATCGACGACAGCGAACTGATGCAGATGATCTTCCGGCCCGGTTTCAGCACCGCAGAAACGGCCGATGCCACCTCCGGGCGGGGGGTCGGCATGAACGTCGTCATGGACCGGCTCAGTGCCCTGAACGGCACCATCAACATCCTCAGCGACCCGGGGCACGGCACCAGCATCCGTCTCACCCTGCCGCTGTCACTGATCATCATCAACGTCATCCAGTTCCGCTGCGGGAACCAGCCCTTCGTCATCCCGACCAACCTGGTGGAGGAGATCGTCCTACTCCCCTTCGCCGAAGATCCTCCCACCGAGCTGAGCCACCGCGAGCTGACGATTCCCGTCATCCACCTGCAGAATGTTTTCCGGTTGCCGCCGGCCACCGCCGAACCGGGACAGACCCAGCAGCGCTTTGCCATCGTCGTCCAGGCCTCCGGTCGGAATCTGGCCCTCTTGGTCGATGCCATCATCAGCCAGGAAGATACCGTCATCAAACCCTTCGGCCCCTTCCTGCAAGGGATGCCGCACCTGGCCGGTTCGAGCATCGCCGGCGACGGCTCCCTGCGCCTGGTGGTCAACCCGGCCCGCCTGCTCGATCAGGAAACCCTCAGCGCCACCGACGCCGCACCGGTGGCGGCACCGTCCATGGACGAGGCCCTGCGGATTCTGGTGGTCGACGATTCCCTCAGCGTGCGCAAGTTCGCCTCCATGGTTCTTCGCGCCCACGGCTTCGAAGTGGTGACCGCGACCCAGGGGCTGGAAGCCCTCGCCGAACTGGAAAAAATCCCGGTCGACCTGATCCTCACCGACCTGGAAATGCCGCTCATGCACGGCTACGAACTGCTCGGCGAACTCGGGCGACGCAACCTGCTGGAGAGTATCCCGACCCTGGTTCTTTCCTCGCGAGCAGGTCAGGCCCACCGCGATAAAGCCTTGGCCCTGGGCGCCCGCGACTACCTGGTCAAACCCTTCGAAGAAGAAAACCTAGTCGCCACCGTCCGCCGCCATCTCGCCGGCGCCACCGTCCACTGA